The region CACCGCCGAAGGTCGGCACTACCCATGCGTCCAAGAGACGCAGCCTCCGCCCGAGCCCGGTACCGCTTCGGAGAAGGAGAGGGACGCCAGAGGTGGTGTCAGCGTTGGTCGAGTCGCGGGAGGGCGACTTCGCGCACGATGAGCTGTACGGCGGCGGCGATAGGGATGGCGACCAGGGCGCCGATGACGCCGAGCAGGGTGCCGCCGAGCAGCACGGCCACGATGGTTGCCAGGGGCGACACTTGCACGGCTCGGCTCATGATCCTGGGCCAGAGGAGGTAGTCCTCCAGGAGTCGGTAGACGACGAAGAACACGGCCGTGCCCAGGGCGACGGGCAGTGACACGGTCAGCGCCGCCAGGCAGACGATGATCCCGCCGAGGGTGGAGCCGATGGTGGGGATCAGGTCCAGCAGCCCGACCATGACGGCCAGCAGTAGCGGGTAGGGCACCTTGAGGATCAGCAACCAGGCGTAGACGAAGATCGCCGTGATCAGCGAGGTGGCGAGGTTGCCCAGCACGTAGCCGCTGACCCTGGTGGCGATCTCGTCCCCGAGCCGGATGGCGCGCGGCCGTCGGGATCTCGGGATCAGCCGGTAGAAGCCGGTCCGCAGCCCAGGCAGCGAACCGAGGAAGTACACCGTGAGCACCAGCACGATGCCGGTCGAGGCCACGGCGTTGACCACGACGAGGCCGGCGCCGAAGACCCCGTTCACCGCGCTGCTGCTCGTGACGGCCTGTTCCAGGCTCTGCCGTAGGTGGAAGCGGTCATTCAGGTTGCCGATGATCGAGTTGTGGGCGGTCAACGTCGTCAGGTAGGCCGGCGCGTGGGTCCTGAACGCCTCGACCTGTGCGATCAGTGGCGGGATCGCGGCGGCGATGAAGCCGCCGACGACGGCGGTGAGTCCCCCGCACACCGCTGTGATCGCCGCCCAGCGCGGCAACCTCCGGCGCACCAGCGAGGCCACGGCTGGTTCGAGCCCCACGGCGAGGAACAACGCCAGACCGATCAGAACCAGCATGTTCCGGGCGGTGAAGACCAGCGCGGCCAGTCCGGCGGTGAGCGCCACCCCGGCCGCGCCCAGCGCGCCGACCCGGAAAGGCGATCGGTCATCCCCTCCTCGGCCCGACTGCCTCGTCCGCCGGCCGGCGACCGACGCCCTTCGGAATGCTGCAGCTGTCGGTGCCATCGGTCACCATCGTTCATCGCTTGTGAGGTCCGGCTACACCGTCATGATGGGCCCGCTGTGACCGCGCAGGAATGGCTGCCGCAAGGACGCTCTCCCGCGGTGACGACCATCGCGGCGGACGCGGCGAGAACCCCGGTGACCGGGGCGAGGCGGGCAGCGCAACTCATCCGGCAACCGGGGCCACACTCGCCTGAATTGGGTGATGCGCGGGCCCTGCCCGGATCGAACGGTCCGGCAGTTGTCGCTGTGCCGGGGCGGGAACGGTCAGCCGACCTTTCATGCCCCGGGCTGGCTCGGCGCGGAAGGTCGGCTACCGATCTACGAGCGGGGCTGCGAGTCCGGCTGCAGTTCCGCGTGTGACTGGCGTTCCTCGGCGGGGATGGGTCGCGGCGCGCCGGCGACTACCGACTCGAGTTCATCCGGCTGCGCCTTGCCCAGTCGGCGCAGTTCGAAGGCCAGCATGAGGTCGGAGATCCCTCGGAAGATGGCCATGAATCCCACCCAGAGCAGGATGAAGACCGCGCGGCCGGCGAGGTCCCACGCCCGGTCGGAGGTGGAGACCCACAGGGCGAGCAGCACGATGAGCCCTCCGGAGACCAGCCCGACCCACCAGAAGGGGCTCTCGTTCCGCAGTGCGAGGCTGCGGGCGATGTAGGAGAAGCCTTGCAGGAACAGCAGCAGGCCCAGCATCGAGGCCAGGGCGAAGAAGGTGTTGACGGGCCGGATGAACGACCAGATCGCGCAGAGCAGGAACAGCACGGCGAGCGCGAAGTGCAGCACCTTCCAGCCGCCGATCATGATCGTACCCAGGCCTCCCTCGGTGACCGCGGCGACGAGGAGGACCACACCGACGAGGACGCCGACCGTGGCCAGCGAGGTGACGTTCGCGCGCAACACCAGCCAGGCGATGAGGAACCAGATGATCCCGGCCACGAGGGGCGCCCACCACCACCGGGCCGCCTCGCGCTTGAGCAAGCGCCCGGCGAGACCTGGTAGCTGCTGGGTGTCTGTGTACATGATGTTGTTCCTTCTCTTGTGTCGAACGGGCGGCCCAGGGCCGGCTGAGACCAGGGCCGCTGCACTGCAACCCGGCGACAGCGGGCTCAGCCGCTGGTCGCCTTGGCGCGTTCGTCGGCGCAGGCGCGGGCGTCGATCGCGTCGAGTACGGCCAGGCGCGCGTTGTCGACGGCCCATCCCGCGTAGTCGATCGCGGCGGATGCGGCCTCGTCCGCCCACGCCGCATCGTCCGCGGCGATATCGGCGTCGAGCTGCGCGTTCCTTTCGTCGATCTTGGCCTTGATGTCGTCCATTTTGGCGGCGGCGTCGGCCTTCATCTGGGCCCATTTGCTGCTTGCGCCGGTGCCCGCGGTGCCGGCGTGCTGCTCGGCGTCCTGGACCCCGAGGTCGACCTGGGCCTGAGCCTGGTCGATGCGCTGCCGGAGTTGGTCGCGGGACTCGGTCCCGGCGGTATCCACCGCCGCCTTCGCCTCGGCGACGCTCCTCTGCAGTGCGTCGAGCTGCGCAGAATAGTTCATCATTCCTCCTGATCTGCCTTATTCGGTGTCCTTATGGGCACCGAAGCACGTTCCGCCGATGCGCCCGACGGCCGAAGGATCCGGATCAAGGAGGCCTTCTGCCCCCGTCTTCCTGCTGTTCGGCCTGGGCAGAGAGCATTCGTGTGGACGGCCTCCATGTCGGCCATGTGTCGCGCCCCACGATGAGGGTCTGCATGGTCTCGACCACGAGCGTGTCGACGTCCTCGGCGTCTCCTGGGGCGGCGGGGTGGCGCGTCCAAGGCCCGCGCCGTCCTGGCCGAGGCCCGCGACCTCCTGGGCGGCAACGGGACGTCGAGCAGCGCGAGCATGGTGCGGGCCAGGCAGGGCAGGCGACAGGGCCGTGTCGGGCCGGGCGAACCGCCGGCGCCCGCGGGTCGAAGCGGATCACCGGGCGGTGCGGGTCGCGCGCGTCGACCAGTGGGTCGAAGGATTCGAGGCCCGCCAGGGGGAGATGTGGTCTGCGACGCCGGCGACGACGTAGGCGTCGGTCGTGATCGCCGACAGGTCCACCGGCTCGCCGAGCGTGCTCGCCTCCCCGGGGCGCACCAGCGCGTTGCCAGCGCGAGGTCGAGGAGATCGCGGTGCAGAGCGGCGGTCATGCGGGGGTGTCGGCGTTCCAGAACAGGACATCGAACGGTGCCGGGTCCCTGCCCTGTGGGAGTTGTCCACCCAGTAGGTCCAGATCGGATCGTTCGGGCGCAGCCAGGCGAAGACCTCGGCCAGGGCGCGCCCGTCGAGGTAGCCCCGCCTCCCGGACAACGCGGTCGCGGCGCTGGCGGTGGTGTCGTCGAGGAACGCGCCGGCCATCCCGGCCCGTGCCTGATCGAGCACGCTCACCGCCAGGGCGAACCCGCCCACCTTCTCGGCCAACCGTCGTCGGCACGTTGGGCGCGGCGGCCAGGCCGGTGACCAGGTTGTGCAGGCCCCTGACGACGGGGGAGCCGCGGGAGTCGACGAGTGCTCCCACGCGGTCGGGCTGATGATTCGGGCTGATGATGGGGTTGTTGCTCGGTGCCAGGGCGGCGACCGGCCGTTCCCGACCTGCCGATCGCACCCGAGGGCTTGTCGGCGGCGCCGTGGGGCGTGGGTGGGGGCACGGCCGCCGGCTGCAGGGGCACATCCGCCGGCTGCGCGGCACCGTCGGTACCGGTGGATTCGGTGGTGTCGGGGGCGCCGGTGGCGGGAGCGGGCTGTTCGGTGATCATGCCTGGGCCTCCGTGGAGCCGGGTGCGAGAGGTGCCGGAGGTGCGAAGGGCGGTCGCGGGATCGACCGGATCGGGCGGTCCGGCAGCCGGATCGACGCGAGGCCGGCGGCCAGGGCGGGGACGTCGCGGCCGGCGCGCTGAACGGTGGCGTCCGGCCGCACGATCGCGGCGCGTGCCCGGCCGCGCTGCAGCCAGCGGTGCAGAGCACTACCCGGCTCGGCCGTGACGACGACCGCGCCGCAACGCTCGATCTCGGACTTCTCCCCGGGCGTCGGAGCGGTGGTGGTGACGAGGGCGAAGCGCCCGGCCGCGAGGTCGTCGAAGCGGCGGGTCCCGTCGGCGAAGGCGTTGGGGCACAACTGCCCCGCCAGCGTCCGGCGCAGGCGGGGCCGGGCGACGAGGGCGGTCCGCCGCAGTGGTGGTGTCCGGCTGTCGAGGATGTGCTGTTTGATCCGGGGAACGTGGTGCAGGCGCGGAGCGACGATGCGGCGCACCAGCCCGCCGACACCGCCGCCTCCGGTCATGACCGTTCCGATCAGCTTCGCCAACCGGATCATGGCGTGGGCGTGCGGCTTGCGCTCCGCCTCGTAAGTGTCCAGGAGGTGCTCGGGCAGGGCGCCGCGGAGAACGGCGGCGAGTTTCCAGCTGAGGTTGGCTGCGTCGCGCAGCCCCGCGCCCATGCCTTGTCCGACGAATGGCGGGGTGAGGTGTGCGGCGTCACCGAGGAGGAAGATCCGGCGGTCGCGCCAACGATCGGCGAGCTGGGCGCGGAAGGTGTACTCCGCCACGCGGAGGACGTGCAGCTGGTCGAGCGGTGTGGACTTGGTCCAGGGTGCGATGAGCGGATGCAGGCGGGTGATGTCGCGGTAGTCGTCGGCGGTCTCCGTGGGCGCCAGGCGGAACTCCCAGCGGTAGCGGGTGTGGCCGACGCGCATGTAGGTCGCGGCACGCCGGGTGTCGCAGACCTGGTGTACGCCTTCCCACTCGGCCAGATCGCACGCGGTGTCCACGTCGACGACGAGCCACCGCTGGTCGAACCTCAGATCCAGCATGTGCGCGTCGATCACGGTACGGGTGAGGCTGTTGGCACCGTCGCAGCCCAGCACGTACGCGGCCAGCAGCGTCTCCGACTCCCCGCGGACCCGATCGGTCACATCGACCCGCACCGGCCCGTCGCCGTCCTGGGTCAAACCCGTGACCTCGGTTCCACCGCGCAGGGTGGCGGAAGGATGCCGCGCGAGGTTGGCGCGCAGCAGCGCCTCGAGCTCGGGCTGGTCGAACATGTTGGCCTCGGCGTAGCCGTGCCGACCTCGGTCGGCGCCTCGGGCCAGCTCGGCCAATATCGTCATGTCCGGCCGGACGAGGCGCAGCCCGTGGCAGGGCCGGGAGATCGCGGCGAACTCGTCGCGGAGCCCCAGACCGGCCAGGATGCGATAGACCTCGTCGTCGAGGTGGACGGCGCGGGGCTGCGGGTAGATCGACTCCCAGCGGTCGAGGACCAGGCACTCGACGCCGTGCCGGGCGAGCAGGGTCGCGGCGGTCAGCCCCGTGGGGCCGGCGCCGATGACGACGACGGGGACGACCGGAGTGTTCCTGGTGTTCATGGCCTGACTCCGAACAGGACGACGAGAGAGGCGGCGACGAGCAGGCCGGCGGCCAGGGCCGAGCTCAGCGCGACGAAGAGCGCGGCGACGATCGCGGTCAGGGTGGGCAGGGTGGTCATGCCGTCGTTCCCCGGTCGGGAATCGCGGGCGGCACGGGGCGGCGGTCGGCACAGGCATCGCGACCGTGGTGCTCATCGCCCGGCCGCAGCTCCCATGTGATGGCATAACGGCTCAGGATCGCCTCGACCGCGGCCGGATCGGTCTGCGGCGCGACGACCACGGTGATGATCACGGCGCCGTCCTCGATCCGGGCGTCGACGGTGAGCTGGAGGCTGATCTCGGTGAGCGCGTCGAGGACCGCGCGCCGGGTCGCGTCAGCCCGCAGGGGCAGCTTGTAGGGCTTGCCCACATCGGTGAACGGGACCGCGTCGAGCACGGTGACGGCCTTGGGTGCGGCGGCAGGCTCGGCGACCCGGGCGCGTGCCCAGCTGCGCAGCTCGTCCTCGGCGACGGTCGCGCCCGGCGCGAGGGCCACGTAGGCGACCGGGACCTCCCCGGCGTGCGGGTCGGGCCGGCCGACGGCCGCGGCTGCGGCGACCTGCCGATGCGCGAGCAGTGCGTCCTCGACGACCGTCGGGTCGATGTTGTGGCCGCCGCGGATGATGAGGTCCTTGGCGCGGCCGGAGAGATGGACGAAGCCCTCGCTGTCGACTCGGGCGAGATCGCCGGTGTCCAGCCAGCCGTCGACCAGCTTGCCGAGGCCGTCCAGGACGTACCCGTGCTCGTCGCGTCCCACCACGTAGCCGGGGAACACCGTCGGGCCGCTGATCGCCAGCACCCCCGTCTGCTCGGGGAGAAGGTCCTTCCAGATGCCGTCGGTGCTGATGCGGACGGCCTTCGTCCGCTGGTAGGGCAGCCGCTGGCCGACGGTGCCCGGCCGGAATGCCTCGGGGAAGGTCAGCGCGCTCGCGCAGGTGGCCTCGGTCAGCCCGTACCCTTCCATCAGGGTCACGCCGGTGTGGGCCTGGAAGTCGTCCCGAACCGCGGTGGGCAGCGGGGACGCACCGACGACGGCGAAGCGCAGGCTGGAGATGTCGGCGTCCACCGGGCATCGGGCCAGCGCGGCATAGACGGTGGGTACCGCGCTCATCGAGGCGATGCGGTAGCGCTGCACCAGTTTCCAGAACAGCGGGTACAGGGCGGGGTCGCGGTAACCGAGTGGTCCGGCCCACAGCACCTGCTGGCCCTTGAACAGCGGCATCAGCACCGTGACGACGAGCGCGTTGACGTGGAACAGCGGCAGGGCGGCGAACACCGTCGACTCAGCCGTGAACCCGGAGTAGGCGGCCAGCATCCAGGCGTCGGTCACCTCCATGCCGTGGGTGTGGGCGGCCAGTTTCGGCTCGCCGGTGGTGCCGCCGGTATGGAACAGCGCGGCGAGATCGGACGATCGTGGGACCGTGCCGGCGAAGCGTGACGGGTCGCGGTGCTGCGCCTGCGCGTCGAGATAGGCCACCGTGACTCCGGGCAGGACCGGCAACGGCTCCGGTGCGGCCGTGGCCGCTGTGGGGCGCACGACCAGGACGGTGTCGAGCACGCCGGTGGCGGCGAGGTGCCGAGCGCTCGTCCACGTGTCGGGCGCGAGTTCGGGCGTGGCGGTGATGAGCACCCGGGCTCCCGCGCGGCGCAGCAGCGCGCCCAGATGCGCGGGCGACAGCGATGCGTTGAGGGGGGCCGCGATGCCGGCCAGCTGCGCGGCGAGGGTCGCGGTGAGCAGCTCGGCGCAGTTCGGGGCCATCAGGGCGACCGCGTCGGTGCGTTGCACGCCGAGGTCGTGCAGCAGGTTGGCGTAGCGGTGCACGTCGGCGAGGAGCTGAGCGAAGGTGCGTCGGTGCGGCTCCTGCCGGTTCGCGTCCGGCAGGACGGCGACCGCGATCCGGTCCGGCCACCGCCCCGCGGCGCGGGTCAGCAGCGCGTAGGTGGTTTCGGGCAGGCCGCGTGCCTGCAGTGGCACCGCTTCGATCGCGGCCAGGTCGTCCGGGGTGGCGTAGACGGGCCACAGCAGCTCGCCGGTCATCGGGTCCACCGCACCGTGGTGCGCTGCTGGCCGAGGTCGATCGCGCCGTCGTCGGTGGCCACGGTGGCCTCGATGACGTCGCCGTCCTGCAGGTACTTCGGATTCTTCCGCTGCCGGCCGAGGAAGACCTTCCACCTCAGCGCGGGCGGCAGCAGCGAGGCGAGGAACGCGATCGGCGCGGAAGGAGCGGACAGCGCGGTGCCGACCGGGGTACCGGTGAGCAGGAGGTCGCCCGCGTCGAGGTGCTGGAACCGGGCCAGCGCCTGCAGCGCCTGCACCGGTGGATAGATCATGTCGGCGACGGTCATGTCCTGGCGTGGCTCGCCGTTGACCCACAGTCGCAGCCGCAGGTCGGCGAACCGCTTGAGCTCGTCGCGGTCGAGCAGCACCAGGGCGGGCCCGACGGGCGTGAAAGTCGGGTAGGACTTGGCCTCGTAGAACTGGGTCTGGGGCAGTTGGACGTCGCGGGCGGACACGTCGTTGGTGACCACCAGGCCGGCGACGTGGTCGGCGAGGTTCTCGTCGGTGATCTCGGCGCCGACCGGCACCTCGCGGCCGATGACGATACCGATCTCGACCTCGTAGTCCAGCAGGTGCACGTGGGCGGGCCGGACGACGTCGGCATAGGGGGCGCTGATCGATCCCGACGCCTTGCGGAAGAAGGTCAGCGGGATCGTGTTCGGGTTCATGCCCGCGTCGGTGACGTGCGAGACGAAGTTGGTCATCTGGGCCACGACCCGGCACGGGGCGGTGACCGGGGAGAGCAGGGTGAGGTGCTCGACCGGGACGATGTCCTTGCGGGCCGTCGCCGCCGTGATGGCTTGACGGTCGTCCAGCAGCTGGGCCGTGGTGGTGGCGTCGGTGTCGATGCGGGCGGCGCCGCCGGCCGTCCGGACGTACCAGGCGCCGGCGGTTCGCAGGATGACCGTGGTCATGATGTGGGCACCTTCAGCAGTCCGATGAGGCGGTGGAGGTCGAACTCGGTGTCGTCGCGCAGCGCGCGCCCGATCGCGCGCAGCTCCTGCAGGGACTCCCGGCCGGGCGTCATGCCGAGGAAGTCCTTGGTCGCCGGAGGGCCCCATTGCGCCAGGCCGGACGCGGTCATCGGGGCCCAACCGGGCTCGAGGGTGTTGTCGAACATGTCGCCGTCGCTGAAGTGCTCGACGAGGAAGCCGTCCGGGTCACGCCAGTAGTCGAAGATCTGGCTGCCCTGGATGTGTCGGCCGATTCCCCAGGACCGCTGGTAGCCGTGTTCGCGCAGGAACTCGCCCCCGGCCGCCATCGCGTCCAGATCGGCGACCTGGTAGGCGGAGTGCACGTACCGGTTGGAGGGGCCGAGCACCATCGCCAGGGTGTGGTGGTCGGTGGGCGTGGACCCGCGGTCGCAACGGATGAAGCTCATCACCGGCCCGCGCTCGCGCTGGCCCGGGTAGTAGAGGAAGTCGCTGACGATCAGCCCGAGGTGCTGCAGGTACCAGTCGAGCGTCTCGACGTAGCGGGTGGACTGGAGCACCACGTGCCCGAGCCGCTGCACCGTGGCGGGTGCTCGTGGCGGCCGTCGGGTGGCGTTCACCCGCGCCACCTCGTGGCCGACGTTCCATGACAGCGGTTGCTGCGCGGGCAGTGCGGGCAGTTCGTGGGTGTCGGCAACCACGCGGACCTGCGCTCCGCTCGGGTCGACCAGATCGACGCCGACCCCACCCAGATCTTCCGGCAGTCTGGTCACGGTCCGGCCGGTCGCCTCCGCGAGCCGCAGCACGTCCTTCCGATCGGCGGCCTGAAAGGCCGAGCCGACCAACCGCGACCGGGGCCCCCGCCGGATCACCACGCACGGCGAGTCCGCGTCCGAGCCGCGCAGCTGCAGCTCCGACCCGGTGCGCGACACGGTGACGAAGCCGAACGCGGTGGCGAACAGCTCGGCCCGCTCCAGGTCCGGCTTCTCGAACTCCAGCCAGGCCAGGTCCCGGACCTTGAGGACCGGGTTCGTCGCTCGACCGGGATGCTCGCCGGCGAGCGCGCCCTGCTCGCTGTGTAGGCCCGCGTGCGGGTCGTGGTGCGTGGTCACGATCGCTCCTCACGTTCTGGAAGATGACGATATCCTCAACTATGAGCGCTGCATCAGTCAACAAATTCTGACGAAATATTCAGAGTTGACGTTCCGTGCTAGCGTGGAGACGATCACAACGAGGAGGCTCAGGCATGACCGAGCAGGGCGAGCGCGCTCCCACCAGGCGGGAGCGCCGCAAGGCGCACACCAGAGCAGCGCTAGTGCGGGCCGCTCAGGGCTTCCTCAGCGCGGGCAGGACCGACGTCCCGATCCTCGAGATCACCCAGGCCGCCGACGTGGGTATGGGCTCGTTCTACAACCACTTCGACAGCAAGGAGCAGCTGTTCCAGGCCGCGGTCGAGGACGCACTCGACGTCCACGGCGCTCTGCTCGACGAGCTCACTGCAGACATCGACGACCCCGCCGAGGTCTTCGCGCGCAGCTTCCGGCTGACCGGGCGCCTGCACCGCCGACAGCCCGAACTGAGCAACGTCCTGCTCCGCCACGGTCTCGCGATCGCCACCTCGGACGAAGGCGTCGCGCCCCGAGCCCGTCGCGACATCCTGGCGGCCGACCGCGCGGGCCGCTTCACCGTCAAGGACGTCGATCTCGCGATGACGATCGTGGCCGGTGCCGCCCTCTGTCTCGGGCAGCTCCTGCACGATCGACCCGACCGTAACGACGCCGAGGCCACCGACCAGGTCACCGAACACCTGTTGCGCATGCTCGGCGTCGCGGCCGACGAAGCGCACGAGATCTGCCACCGCCCGCTGCCCACCCTCGACCGCTCGACCGAGGGAGGCACGGCAGCCTGACATCCGTCGAGGGACGTCCGGAGCCAGGCCCCGGGCGACGACCACTCGCGTCGCAGGGGAACGGCCAAGCGCGGGCGACCGCTGCACAGCCGGCCGGGCGGCGCTCGAGGTGCAGTCGGCCTCACAATCCTGCCCGGAGGCTCCATCCCAAGGCCTCCGGCTCGCGTCATGGCGTCGCGCACGGTGCGTCCTGCGGCAGACCCGGGCG is a window of Pseudonocardia sp. T1-2H DNA encoding:
- a CDS encoding AI-2E family transporter, with amino-acid sequence MALTAGLAALVFTARNMLVLIGLALFLAVGLEPAVASLVRRRLPRWAAITAVCGGLTAVVGGFIAAAIPPLIAQVEAFRTHAPAYLTTLTAHNSIIGNLNDRFHLRQSLEQAVTSSSAVNGVFGAGLVVVNAVASTGIVLVLTVYFLGSLPGLRTGFYRLIPRSRRPRAIRLGDEIATRVSGYVLGNLATSLITAIFVYAWLLILKVPYPLLLAVMVGLLDLIPTIGSTLGGIIVCLAALTVSLPVALGTAVFFVVYRLLEDYLLWPRIMSRAVQVSPLATIVAVLLGGTLLGVIGALVAIPIAAAVQLIVREVALPRLDQR
- a CDS encoding DUF308 domain-containing protein produces the protein MYTDTQQLPGLAGRLLKREAARWWWAPLVAGIIWFLIAWLVLRANVTSLATVGVLVGVVLLVAAVTEGGLGTIMIGGWKVLHFALAVLFLLCAIWSFIRPVNTFFALASMLGLLLFLQGFSYIARSLALRNESPFWWVGLVSGGLIVLLALWVSTSDRAWDLAGRAVFILLWVGFMAIFRGISDLMLAFELRRLGKAQPDELESVVAGAPRPIPAEERQSHAELQPDSQPRS
- the mhpA gene encoding bifunctional 3-(3-hydroxy-phenyl)propionate/3-hydroxycinnamic acid hydroxylase MhpA; protein product: MNTRNTPVVPVVVIGAGPTGLTAATLLARHGVECLVLDRWESIYPQPRAVHLDDEVYRILAGLGLRDEFAAISRPCHGLRLVRPDMTILAELARGADRGRHGYAEANMFDQPELEALLRANLARHPSATLRGGTEVTGLTQDGDGPVRVDVTDRVRGESETLLAAYVLGCDGANSLTRTVIDAHMLDLRFDQRWLVVDVDTACDLAEWEGVHQVCDTRRAATYMRVGHTRYRWEFRLAPTETADDYRDITRLHPLIAPWTKSTPLDQLHVLRVAEYTFRAQLADRWRDRRIFLLGDAAHLTPPFVGQGMGAGLRDAANLSWKLAAVLRGALPEHLLDTYEAERKPHAHAMIRLAKLIGTVMTGGGGVGGLVRRIVAPRLHHVPRIKQHILDSRTPPLRRTALVARPRLRRTLAGQLCPNAFADGTRRFDDLAAGRFALVTTTAPTPGEKSEIERCGAVVVTAEPGSALHRWLQRGRARAAIVRPDATVQRAGRDVPALAAGLASIRLPDRPIRSIPRPPFAPPAPLAPGSTEAQA
- a CDS encoding acyl-CoA synthetase encodes the protein MTGELLWPVYATPDDLAAIEAVPLQARGLPETTYALLTRAAGRWPDRIAVAVLPDANRQEPHRRTFAQLLADVHRYANLLHDLGVQRTDAVALMAPNCAELLTATLAAQLAGIAAPLNASLSPAHLGALLRRAGARVLITATPELAPDTWTSARHLAATGVLDTVLVVRPTAATAAPEPLPVLPGVTVAYLDAQAQHRDPSRFAGTVPRSSDLAALFHTGGTTGEPKLAAHTHGMEVTDAWMLAAYSGFTAESTVFAALPLFHVNALVVTVLMPLFKGQQVLWAGPLGYRDPALYPLFWKLVQRYRIASMSAVPTVYAALARCPVDADISSLRFAVVGASPLPTAVRDDFQAHTGVTLMEGYGLTEATCASALTFPEAFRPGTVGQRLPYQRTKAVRISTDGIWKDLLPEQTGVLAISGPTVFPGYVVGRDEHGYVLDGLGKLVDGWLDTGDLARVDSEGFVHLSGRAKDLIIRGGHNIDPTVVEDALLAHRQVAAAAAVGRPDPHAGEVPVAYVALAPGATVAEDELRSWARARVAEPAAAPKAVTVLDAVPFTDVGKPYKLPLRADATRRAVLDALTEISLQLTVDARIEDGAVIITVVVAPQTDPAAVEAILSRYAITWELRPGDEHHGRDACADRRPVPPAIPDRGTTA
- a CDS encoding fumarylacetoacetate hydrolase family protein, whose amino-acid sequence is MTTVILRTAGAWYVRTAGGAARIDTDATTTAQLLDDRQAITAATARKDIVPVEHLTLLSPVTAPCRVVAQMTNFVSHVTDAGMNPNTIPLTFFRKASGSISAPYADVVRPAHVHLLDYEVEIGIVIGREVPVGAEITDENLADHVAGLVVTNDVSARDVQLPQTQFYEAKSYPTFTPVGPALVLLDRDELKRFADLRLRLWVNGEPRQDMTVADMIYPPVQALQALARFQHLDAGDLLLTGTPVGTALSAPSAPIAFLASLLPPALRWKVFLGRQRKNPKYLQDGDVIEATVATDDGAIDLGQQRTTVRWTR
- a CDS encoding VOC family protein, with protein sequence MTTHHDPHAGLHSEQGALAGEHPGRATNPVLKVRDLAWLEFEKPDLERAELFATAFGFVTVSRTGSELQLRGSDADSPCVVIRRGPRSRLVGSAFQAADRKDVLRLAEATGRTVTRLPEDLGGVGVDLVDPSGAQVRVVADTHELPALPAQQPLSWNVGHEVARVNATRRPPRAPATVQRLGHVVLQSTRYVETLDWYLQHLGLIVSDFLYYPGQRERGPVMSFIRCDRGSTPTDHHTLAMVLGPSNRYVHSAYQVADLDAMAAGGEFLREHGYQRSWGIGRHIQGSQIFDYWRDPDGFLVEHFSDGDMFDNTLEPGWAPMTASGLAQWGPPATKDFLGMTPGRESLQELRAIGRALRDDTEFDLHRLIGLLKVPTS
- a CDS encoding TetR/AcrR family transcriptional regulator, which codes for MTEQGERAPTRRERRKAHTRAALVRAAQGFLSAGRTDVPILEITQAADVGMGSFYNHFDSKEQLFQAAVEDALDVHGALLDELTADIDDPAEVFARSFRLTGRLHRRQPELSNVLLRHGLAIATSDEGVAPRARRDILAADRAGRFTVKDVDLAMTIVAGAALCLGQLLHDRPDRNDAEATDQVTEHLLRMLGVAADEAHEICHRPLPTLDRSTEGGTAA